A genomic window from Panthera tigris isolate Pti1 chromosome B4, P.tigris_Pti1_mat1.1, whole genome shotgun sequence includes:
- the PTCHD3 gene encoding LOW QUALITY PROTEIN: patched domain-containing protein 3 (The sequence of the model RefSeq protein was modified relative to this genomic sequence to represent the inferred CDS: inserted 1 base in 1 codon; substituted 1 base at 1 genomic stop codon) gives MTWASGQLPEPARAPHSHPVSVRGDSSLPAYPSENRMSERPRCHTDCLEAXFRRLGCEVGAHPWILLLVPMVLMAALGTGLIYLPKDVEENLEEQYTPIGSPAKAERRFVQEHFTTNDCYRFSISRKSTEVNFACILVVSNTTSLLEQAVLSEVGKVDDVIQDLYAMGENGTQIHYNQVCAKHQGLCVPSNPLLYAWQMNRDLDLRNVTFPIYNHTGQPIYLAGTIGGTFLGERMGMNQLLLEAKAVRLPYYLKTEDREDNERSKKWLIHFLNQFSNIEKHLALKRMQVVYFTSISRQLEFEATLMTVIPLFHLAYLLIILFAIISCYRCDCVXNKMWAATFGMISAALAVVNGLGLMYIGVPLVIIVANSPFLILGTGK, from the exons ATGACCTGGGCTTCGGGGCAGTTGCCAGAGCCCGCTAGGGCGCCCCATTCACATCCGGTGTCAGTGAGGGGGGATTCCTCGCTGCCCGCATATCCGTCGGAAAACCGGATGTCCGAGAGACCCCGCTGCCACACCGACTGCCTGGAGG TCTTCCGAAGGCTGGGATGCGAAGTGGGCGCGCACCCCTGGATCTTACTGCTGGTGCCCATGGTGCTGATGGCCGCTCTGGGCACCGGTTTGATTTACCTGCCCAAGGATGTAGAAGAAAACCTCGAGGAGCAGTACACCCCAATAGGGAGCCCGGCCAAGGCCGAGCGGCGCTTTGTGCAGGAACACTTCACCACCAACGACTGTTACCGCTTCTCCATCTCCAGGAAGAGCACCGAGGTCAATTTCGCTTGTATTCTAGTGGTCTCCAACACGACCTCCCTGCTAGAACAAGCAGTCTTATCAGAAGTTGGTAAAGTGGATGACGTGATCCAGGATCTGTATGCAATGGGGGAAAACGGAACCCAGATCCACTACAATCAGGTGTGTGCCAAGCACCAGGGTCTCTGCGTGCCTTCCAACCCACTCCTGTATGCCTGGCAGATGAACAGGGACCTCGACCTGAGAAATGTCACTTTCCCAATCTACAACCACACCGGTCAGCCCATCTACCTGGCTGGCACCATTGGAGGAACTTTCTTAGGCGAGAGGATGGGAATGAACCAGTTACTCCTGGAAGCCAAAGCCGTGAGGTTGCCCTACTACCTGAAAACTGAGGATCGAGAGGACAACGAGCGTAGTAAGAAATGGTTGATCCATTTCCTGAACCAATTTAGCAACATTGAAAAGCATCTGGCCTTGAAGAGGATGCAG GTGGTCTACTTTACATCAATTTCTAGACAACTGGAATTTGAAGCAACTTTGATGACAGTGATCCCTTTGTTTCACTTGGCATACCTTCTAATCATATTATTTGCAATCATATCATGCTACAG GTGTGACTGTGTATGAAACAAAATGTGGGCTGCAACCTTTGGAATGATTTCTGCTGCCTTGGCAGTGGTGAACGGCCTTGGCCTGATGTACATTGGGGTGCCATTGGTGATCATAGTTGCAAATTCACCATTTCTTATTCTAG